The genomic interval AGGCCTATCCTGTCCTATCCCTAACCTCCGCCTCTCAGTACCACACTCCTGAGACGAGCCCCTCCCATCCCAGCTTGCGAAGGAGGCCGTCAAATTGTTGCGGGACATCTGGCTGTTGACTGTCTGTAGGCCACAAGCTTGTTTCCCTCAGAAAGGATTCGTTCTGGGTGAGCTGTTTTTGAATCCAATGTCTCATTCactgcagagaaagaaaatccaTTCTGATAACAACCAAcataggaatattttaaaatattaatttcatgaTATTAACATCCAAACAGGGAAAAAACGTACGACGACTTAAGAAATTTAAAGTGGAAGAACTTTCTGGGGCTCACAAAATCACCAGTATATGAGAAGCCCTTCCTTCAGAGCAAGGAAAACCAATAAGTAAATCATCGTATTTTAATGATCTCAGTGAAATCAATTCATGCTGACAGAATCCAGTTAAGTCTCAGCTTCAGAGCAAGGATGTctatgccattttcttttcttcccctccctccactaGATCACCTGGGAATGTGCACTGGGAgattaaattatcttttattctttttgcttctATTACTGTAAATTGATCTCATTCAACACTGATCCTCAATTACACGCATGTAAGCTGTGGACTCTCATGTTTCATTAATTACTGAATATCCACTGGATGCCTTTGTGCTTCAGTGTCTGCTGAAAAGGTTCCCACCGCAAAGCCTGTTCCATGCTGTTTCTGTTCTAACTCACCTTTTCTGCAGCTTCTCCTCCAGATCAAGCCTACAACTCCAACAAGAAGAAGAAGCAGCAATCCCCAAATCAGCAGTATGTTCTGTGAATAAATCATCCCGGACTCTGAAATGGAAGGCCCAGAATCACATTAAATCCTGAAACTGGGAGAATTTCAGGATCGTTCTTCTCATCTGAGCGGCTCCTAGGCTGGAGAGGAGGATGAGAATTGGTCCTGTCCATAAGAAAGTTGGTCTGTTTCTTCTTGCTCTGCAGAAGCCGAGGAGAGACTAGAGGTTCATGTTAGCTTTCCCATTAGCTCCtctcagaaacacacacatttctcccccttctcttttccAACTCTATCATCACCACAATCACTGGAACAGCAAGAACGGCAAAAAGATAAATTTACCGaatctgcagccatgaaaatggTGCTATGGAAAATTAATTTCTAATCTGGAAGAAAACCTGTCATGAGGGGCAGGGGGAAGGGATGTCAATGTTTTTGCTTGAAAAAGAGATTGTAGATACAGTGATGATAGAGTCAATTCTTGGAATTTAGTAGCTGATGATATAACCATATAACCTTATGGCTTTAGACGGGGATTTCAGGGAGAAGCTCAAAAGAGTAGAATCTATGGATGTCTTGAAGACCAGCTTTGCAAGAGATAGCAGTAGACttcatcagaaaaggaaaaaaaatagaaaagcagtaAAATGAGTAAGTCTCGGTTGGTCTTCGTATTTAATTCACAAAGCTGAGAGGAGCACATGGAATCACCAACCTGAAGTAGAAAAAGTTGTCTTTTTCTCCTCGCCGAGAAGGGGGCTGCTGATGGAGCAGGTCACATTCACAACAGAGCTGTTTGTGACCAGTAGAAATGCCTCCACGTGGAATAGCCCCTGGCTGCCTTGAGTCAGGTCCTGGGAAAAGGATGGTATTGTGTTTCCTTCCATGTCCCTCCATTGCATGTGGGGCTGTGGGAACCAGCCTTCTGAAGTGCACTTTAGCTTTACTTCTCCATCCTTCAGTCCCTCCATGGAGATCTGAGGGGAAGAACCCAGACCTGGGAATAGAGATCAAGGAAGGCAACTGAGAGCCTCTGCAAGTGGTTACATAGTCAGTGATTTCACTGCGAGGGGAGAGAGGGATTCAGAGGCTTGGAGCAGAAAGCAAAGCTTATAGGGGTAAGCAAAGTTTATACGCCACTTAGGAATGAGACTAGCTGGAgcctttgtttccttttgtttgcatatttttatgttttgtattcCTAAAATCATTCTGGGACAGATTAAGAGATGCAATAAATTTCAAATCCAATTTTTATTCTTCTATACCCCAAAAATTAACTCTGACGAGGTCATGAGTCAACATGGCCAGAAAAATGGATAAGAGACTATTCTCAAAGAACAAAATCTTACAAGTACATGTTTCCAATGGCAGAAAATGATGAAGCTCATTAAACTTGTTAACTTGTGCTCCCATGGATGTTTTctaaacatatttattaatttggaTAGATCACCCTTGGGAGAAACAGATTATCTGTGAGTCAGGCAATGTCCTCAATGGCAGTTGCCAACCttagaaaaatcagttttcacCCACAAACATAGACAAAGGGAGATAATGATGCAGGGAGTGATCTCGTTCCTCCTCCATGCCTGCCAATACTgtcaacattttaattttttttcttatgtggtggatctgttgggttggccaaaaagtttattttttctgtttttctgttaagACATGATGGAAAAACTTGAgcgaacttttggccaacccaacagttTAACCTTCAAATTACCATATTTCCTAATAACTACATCTTTCCCAATATTTTAGTAACACACTGAAATAATGAGTCCTGTGTCATTATGGAGTAAGAATCTCATATTTCACTAGAGGTATGGCCACTTTATGGAGATCCTGGGAAGGACACAAATTCTACACACAAAGAATTAGGTCTGGTCCATTTGAGTCTGTGGACGTTATGTATCTATGATAGCTCCGGCACGTGGGAGAATTTACTGTACATTTGATGAGTGAATGGACATTAAGAAAATTTCAGGTGCCAGAGAAATTATCCAGGACCCAGCAGGTTAAAAACAGTAGGAACAGACATTGAATTCAGGACATCTGTCTAGAATCCTTACCTATGATCTTCAGATCCAAATCGGCCTCCTGGTAGACCCCATCTTTTTCAAAAAGGCACTGGTACTTCCCATCGTCTGAAGTCCTGGCATCATTTATCTGCAGGGTCAGCCTCCCCTCACTGATAGCATCACTCAGCAGCGCAGTCCTCCCCCGATACTCTGCCATCTGCTCTCCAGCCACGTGGGCCCCATCCGTATAGACGTAAACAGCAGGATGACGGTGGGATCGGACCCACCGCACCTCCATGCTCCGTGCGTCAGTCCTTGGGGCCAGGGAGCAGGTTAACTGTATGTCTTCTCCCACTCTAACAAGGATGGGCTGGGAAGGTCCAATCACTTTTAAGGAAGCTGTTAAATACAGCAGGCAAAACACAATGGAAGATTCGAACTGGAGCAAACAGTATCATCCGCAAGAACATCTCAGGTAGTGTTTAGGACCCGGGGCATCCCAGGGGGTACCTAAGGTTCAAAGTTATCCTTTACAGAGGTGGAGATTTGGTGGAATCAGGATAGAGATTGCCCCTGTGCAAGGCAGAACCATCCCATGGTTCCGTCTGAAGATTATAACTAATTAAACCCACACCTGCAGCCCTTTCCTATAATCTCATTCAGTTTATAAAcccataagaaaataattttgcaattaaaatcaaattaacattttatcatttcaaaTTTGCATGACCTTAAACTACTTCTTAATCTGTGTagttctcagtttcttttttttttttttttttttttgcaagtgctttaacactttatttctttttttttttttattattattatttttttttttaattttaaaatctttatcagTTTCTTATACTACAAGACATATATGTCActatcaaaataaaaaggtttgcCTGAGTTAAACCTTCCCTGATAACTTCCTAAACCTTCCCTaaactgatagctcagttggtaaagaatcctcctgcagtgctggagaccccagttcaattcctgggttaggaagaccccctggagaaggaataggtgacccaccccagtattcttggacatcccttgtggctcagctggtaaagaattcacctgcaatttgcgagacctgggtttgatccctgggttgggaagatccgctggagaagggaatgcctacccactccagtattctagcctagagaattccatggactttatagttcacgaggttacaaagagttggacatgattgagcaactttcactttcactttcaaaaaaagtAATTCATATAAAAAGGATTACACTGATAGCAATGAAGTGTGAGTGGGGCAAGAGATTcaagatctgaggttattggagCCAATCCCATTATAGACCTTGATAATggcaacaaaattaaaacaaggtGGCTTTTTAGTAATGAAATATGAAGAAATCCTCCTAGCTTGTTTTATAATACCTTATAAGTCAGATCCAGTCATCATATTTCAGTGCCCCCAAGGTCCCACATATGTGAGGCTCTAAACACACACTAGTCAGTGTTCTCGGGTGACCTTGAAAAATGTTATAATGATCTTATAATGTTATTTTTGCCTAGAATCttgcccagtattcttgcctggaaaatcccatggacagaggagcctggtgggccacagtccatggggctgcaaagagttggacactacttagcaactaaacaacaaaatgataattTATAATAGAAATCCAGGCATAAATGTGTTGCTTGTTTGGGTGAGGAATCAATGATCAAAGGCAAATTGTCCTCATTATGTTTTCTTAGGTAATCTTCTAAGTACTTCTCTAGAAACATAATTCTAATTTTCAGATTATTCTGTTCTGTTCTTGATAAAATTTGTCTCCCAGTTAGTTCCAGCatgttgtttgctttgttttgcaaTTTTACCTAAAAcatattatttctactttatatgTACCTGTTAAACTCTAAACACAAAAGTAGAagtcaagggggaaaaaagctagTTTGCTGctatttctccatctgtgtgtCTTAGAGTAATAAAGCAGACTATTTCCTCATCTCTGTTGtatatatgggtttttttttttttctccaatccATGAGCTGTGGTACATATCAAGTCTCAAACTATATTGCCCTACCAGAGATTGATAATTAAGAGCTAAAATTGATTATTTCCCAACTGTAAAATGATGATAAATCTATCCACCTTTTAAATTattggaagaaaaggaaaataattcccAAAAATCATTTAGCATCATGCTGGGCATGTGATTATCATTTCAAAaaattagttattatttttataaccagTAACATTTGCCAGAGTAGGAACTAGGATTTCAGTTTCAGGATTTCTTATAGAAATCTTGGTTTGCCAGCAGCCTCTGAGCTCTAAGTCACAAGCTCTAACAACACAGTGGCGGCTTTGAACTCTCTGATCTCCTCTCTATTTCCAGCTCATCCTCAAGGCTCCTGAGGGCAGAGCCAAGGGAAGTTCTggtcttttcatcttatttaccTTTGGTCCCAGAAGGCATGCACCACTTAGAAACAACAGGACATCAGACTGTACTTTGTGTGCTGGGTCTCAAAGGAGCATGTCATTTTGATTCAAATAACTCAGAGAAATGAGAGGATCTCCCTAAGGGACGGAGATGTGGGTCAGCCTGCCCAACACTGGCTCGGTTTTCTGAGCTGTAACTGACAAGCTCTGCCCATCAAGCTTTCTGCCTGCCCCAGAAGGGAAGGTATTTGAGTTGGAAGGTAAGGCTTATCGGGGCACAGTCTACAGAGTTATCTTATCTCATCAGTGTATGGAGTTACCTTTGACTGTCTCAAGGcccttctctttatctttatggCCCAAAGGTGTCCAAAGTATCACACTAGATTCTGGCAGAGACTGGGTGTGCTCTCCACcttatttttccttgaaaactCCTGTATGGGCTGAGAAGTGTGCTTAAACTAACCTAACGTGCACAcaggcactcacacacacattcacacatgttCCTGTAGCAGGTGACTTAAAGGAGAGCAGGGTATCGATGGAAAGAGAAAATGGTAGGTAGCAGGTAGGTAGCAGACGTCTTTCTGGGCTCAGAGAAGAGGCcacagaaaggaggaaagggggcAAAATACAAGGCATCAAAGGAGAAACTGAAAGAGGCTTAAAAATCCGTTGGTTATCGTTTAAACCACTTATCTTAGGTACCATAAAATAATATCTGCAGTCCGACTAGTaagtaaagaaaaagaggaaaatgaccaCCTGGAGCACAGGGTCCCAGGCTGCACCTAGGAAAGTCACAGCTTCCTCCCAACAGTGATGAGGTCAGGCCCACTGGGGGGAAGAGCAGGTGCAGAAACCATAGCAGGGCGAGAGGGTGCAGGTGTGGGTGGGTGAGGACCTCCAGTTATCACGACAGTACTGCTTACTCACGCCAGAAACTCACACCAGCTGTCCCGTCCCGTCCCCTACACACTCCCTCTCCTCCCGCCCAGCGGGGCAGAGCTTCCGTCTGCACCCATTTTAGGCATCTGTCTGGGGCTCTCGGGGGTCCCCACGGACACGGAAAGTGGCAGGTTATGCAGTGTAAAGGTGCCTGCGTGAGACTGCACTTTGCTGGTCCCTCCTGTACTAAGCTGGGACCTGGGAAGATCATGCCCCAGTTTCTCATCTGGGTCACGAGGTGTCACTTTCGCTGTGTGTGCTTTGTCCAGGGAGCATCGCCTTCctcaggggtggagggagggcagaGGCTCATGTACAGTCATGCACACCAATCGTCTCTGCTTACCCAGCTCTGTTTGGagtttttctggaaaaagaatgagaataaTTTTAATGGTTGAAAATAACCCCCATGGACCATTTAAATGATAAAGATTATATCTAtctataaatagacatttccaaTCATTTAAAGATTATTGGCTTTAAATAACTTAAActatatatttatagtatatacatatatatataatactatatatagtgtatatatatggtGTGTATATCTCCAGCcataaatgttttatagtttttaatgaatattggtgcttccctggtggctcagatggtaaagaatccacctgcaatgcaggagactcggggtcaggaagatctcctggagacggaaaatggcaacccactccagtattcttatctggagaattccatggacagaggagcttggcgggctacagtccatggggttgcaaagattcagacatgactgagcaactaacctacacacacacaatgcatatTACTAAATATTAGATACCCTTCTTGATTAAAAAAGTTAGGTGCTACAGAACAGTCCCTTCAACCTTTCCTACTAATGGGAGCATCGTGATCCTAGAGGTAGAGCACTGACCTGGGATGGAGACGTCTGAGCCCTTCTCCTCGGCGAGTGAGGGGTTGTGGATGAAGCAGGACACAGCCTCTGTAGCGGCATCCCTGACCACAAGAGTGCTTTCTACATAAAACGAGCCATCTTCATCTTGGAAGTTATAATTAGAGAAAGACAGCAAATTTTCTCCCTTGATGTCTTTCCAGGAAACCTGCGGTTCCGGGAACCAGCCCTTTGCAGTGCACACAAGCTGGAGTCCACTTTCCACAGATCCGTCCATGTGGATGTAAGGGTCAGACCCCAGACCTGCGGTAGAAAGACAGAGCCCTGAGTTCCGGAGCCCATGGAGGCACAAATCACAGAGCTGGGAGTCCAGTGACCTTGCTCATAGGGAGAGAGCAGGAGTTCAAGGCTCCGGGGAGCAAAAGGTGGCCCAAAGTCCTCCTCCCATTCAAACGAACTCATATACACTTTATACCTTTAGTctggatctttgctgctgctgctgctgctaagtcgcttcagttgtgtccaactctgtgcgatcccagagacggcagcccaccaggctcccccatccctgggattctccaggcaagaacactggagtgggttgccatttcctcctccaatgcatgaaagtgaaaagtgaaagtgaagttgctcagtcatgtccaactcttaacgaccccatggactgcagcctaccaggctcctccatccatgggattttccaggcaagagtactggagtggggtgctaaaTTCTAGCATATGAGCAGTATTTTCATTCAGACTCAGACAGGAAAATAAGAGTTATATAATGACATTTTGCTTCTGTCTCTAGCACTGCAACCTAAGATTTGTTTCAATTTGCTCATGAACTCCCTTGTGCCACAGACTTTGCCTTTTTCATCTTAATATTTATTGGGTCAGGCACTTGGACATGTTGGAGGATATCTTGACTCCAATTTAAATAGAATATTTACTGTAAAGTGAGATCTCTTCTCCAGAAAGAATATTCTTCCCATTCCTTTCATTGGTGGttgtgacctgggggagaaaacagATAACCTGGGGTATACAAAATGGGAAGTCTCATGAGGACTTTCTGTATCTAAGTATTCCATTCCATGGAACAACTCTATTCAACACAACTCTCAAACCCAAACAAAGGGGATTCTATTTTTCATAGATGACAATTTTGTCTCTACCACTTGTTGAGAACAGAGACCGATTTTCTTCACCCAGAGCCTTAGAAAACGCATGGTTTCTTTTCAGATGCCCCTGAAAGTGAAATGCCTTAGTACAGGCCGTCCCCACTCCTTATTTCAGAAGTTTGTGGATTCTTTTCATCCATCTTGAGTCAACTTGAacttaataacagtaataatcaCACATAGGTGTTGAGAAAAAGAAGGTGTTGGAGATCAACCTCATAGGGGAGCAAAGAAGAGAGCAGCATCAGCTACAGAGGTTAAATTCTCCTTAGAACAATATTCCTGATAAGGTAAATGGATTTGCCTAATTtttccttctgggcttccctggcggctcagtggtaaaggtaaatctgcctgccaatgcaggagatgtgagttcagtccctaggctgggaagatcccctggagaaggaaatggcaacccactccagtattcttgtctgggaaatcccatggacagaggaacccggaaagctacagtccacaaggtcacaaaagagtcacatacaacttagtgactagatAACAACAGCAATTTTCTCTTTAGCACATGAAGTAGTTACTCTTGCCAGGGAACCATATGCTTGAttactttcaaatatttgtttttccgcAGAGCGATCCTTTCTTCAGTGTAATTTATTTCTTCCAACCCCTTCCTGCTTTGCTAACACAAAAGCATTGTACGGGTCCTTGCCACTCACAGTGGGTATGTCCCCAGATTGTCTGTGAGCCCCAATTTCACTGAACACTAGTATCCATAATCTCCATAAAAGCACAATGTCCTTAACCTCTGCAGTCTCATCATTAGCTTTTTAGCTGAAGGCAGCGTTACTCAAACAGTGAGTTCACATCTCAGTAACTGTGTATTTGAGGCtgagcacagagttggacacaactgaagcgacttagcagcagcagcagcagagaacagaGATGCGGGGCTTGTCAACTAGACTCGCTCACACAGCAGCTGACTTGCCTTTGCACACTAACCCGTATGGTATGAATTCTTGCTTCAGCAAAATTGCTAATGATTATGTGTCATCAATTTTAAATAATCCTCAAGAATAGCCAAAACTGTGTAAGTTAAACTCGGGGAAATTGTTTATAAATGAGCTCACTTTAAAGCCTACAGAACCACTTGCCTCCAAGTGAATCAGAAGGCTGGACACCAGCAATTGCCTCCATGATTAAAAGAGAATTGTTCAACTGAAAATGAGCTTAATGCAAGTTAATATACTTCCCCTTCTAGAGTCTCTGTCTTTTCCCAGATACTCACTGGCTACTTGGAGTAGCAGGCTGGTTTCTGCAAGGTAGTTGTTGTCTTTGAAATGGCACCAGTACTGCCCGTGATCGGATGGCCGGAGGCTGTGAATCTTCAGAGCCACGCTTCCCTCGGTGATGCCGTCTTCTATCCACTCTACCCGGCCTCTGTACTCCTCCATCTGTATCTCTGTTACCTCATCTCCATCCCGATACAAAAACACAGGAGTGCTGGGCTCTGAGCGGTACCACCTCACCTCCATGTGCTTTGCGGTCCTCTTGGGAAGGAGCTGACAGGTGAGGAGGGCATCTTCCCCCACCATGGCCAGGATAGGATGGGCAGAACCCGTCACTCTAAAGTCATCTACAAAAGAGTGATACAGAGGAATCGGGAGATGCCACCTGGAGGAGCAACACGATTGCTTTGGGATGTCTACTCTATCAAAACGGaggcacctggaggaggaaaggtttATTTGCAATGTTTTAAAGAAATCCAGCCATTATGGTATGTTTGGTGGTTACAGAGATCTTGTGTACTGAAAATAGCATGTAGTTCAAAAACCTGAGTGCGAGTGCTGAATCtatcacttaccagctgtgtgatttaGAGAGAAACCCACTATTCTCGAGAAACTGATTTgcaatctcagtttcttcatctttaagatTAACAACTACCATCTCTACACTGCTTTTATTCTCAAATAAGTTAAAGTGTAAACTGATTTTCTAACTGAAAACTTATATTAGTTAGTGGCTTATTTTATAGTTAGTAAtttcacagaggatgagacagttggatggtatcactgactcaatggacatgaatttgagcaaactcagggagacagtggaggacagggatgcctggcatgttgcagctCAGTAggatgaaaagagtcagacacaacctagcaactgagCAATAACAATTTCGCTTTAGTGGCTGACATTGTAATCACTTTTCCTAAATTTTCGGTAATAGATTTATTCAAAAGATTTTTCAGCTTTTCAGAATTGTTCTTGTCTTGTCCTAAGTAATGaactggattttttttgttttcctctgaaacAGGCAAGATTCCAATTACTAGGGCTATGTAAAATGCAGTTTTTACAAGGATATTTTTGGCAGATTAAAGACAGTGATTAGTATAAAGAGTTCAAgcctttcaataaaattttaagtcatgtttgacttctTTGTTATCTACAAATTGAAGAGATGTTTCATAATTCTGTATGTTCCTATACTTCCTAATTTCATGTCATgtatattatgtttttttttttttctcatcctaAAATATTCCAGGGCCAGTTGCACTTTCTCTGTGCAGATCCAAAACTCCTAAGAAGGAACTTCATCCTGTTGAGTTGCTGTTCAGCATCAAGTCGATGGTGCTCACTATGGAACATAGGTGGATGTCTGCTGGTGTTCTGTGTTCATGAAATCTGAACATAACACTAGAACTGAAGTTGTGCCGCCTGGGTGAATTTTACAGCTTAGAAAAGTGCATCACTAGAGAGGAGGGCAGCCTCACCACATCATATAGCTCCTGGAAGCCTCTGTCTGGACCCTGTGATTTCCAATGTCCTGTGCCATGCATTTTTCCCACTTTGTCATCCTGCATTTTACTGGGGGTTCTGATGCTACCCACTGACTTTGAATTTTCACAATCTGTTTTCAAGTTACAATATTTCAACCAAGAAAATTCAGCTACTGAGATTTCCAAGCCCATTTCTTGAAAGTCTCCTTCAagtttatttccaatatttttacACTGTTTAATTTATGGTAAGAAGCAACCCCTTTTCTTGCCCTGCAAGAGTTATCCTGAATAGAAGCAGGAGGATGAATGACTCACCATGTTCCAGGTGCTGATTCAAGTGTTTTTCATGTACAGCCTCATTTAATCTTAAAGCCCATGTGAGCCTATGAGATACAGTTAGGTTGTTATTCTTATCTTAAGGATGCGAAAACTAAGGCAGAAGGTATTCAAGTAACTTTCCAAACACAACacagctggaggagaaggaggtctTTGTGGAACACAAGGGCTTTGACCCCTGGATCCCCACTCTTAATATTATACTAGCTCTTTTGAGTTCGGAAGTCAGCATCCAGACTGGACTTCTGAGACACGGGAATATATGGCAAAGGGAAGAAGAGCATCCTACCTGATTGCTTCATGCTGAGAAGTATAAAGAAGAAGGAGGCAAACACACCAGACAGGCTGTATCCAGGAAGCTCCACCATCCTCCCTGGggtaaacacaagagaaaatacAACAGTACCTAAATGTGGCTGTAATACACAAGTGCTTCTGTGGTTTCCAGTGGTTATGGAGATGTAACAGGGAAGCAACATTAACATCTTCCACAATCAAGGGATGAAATGGGCTTGGCtccctttctctgcttttatCCATCATTTCCAACCTCTTACTTACACTGTTGTACTTTATGCTATTTGAGGCACTGAAGGTAGATTTCTGATTGAAATGAAAAGATCTTTGGGGCTAAAGGGACAATGATGCTTTGATTACAAAAAGTCTCCTTAGGTCCATCTATTCTGAGCATGCAGAATTAGACAGCATTCAATTACTTCTTCTCACCCCTCCCCTTTCAGTCTGTCCTGCAAAATCCTTCATCTCTACAGTCTTCTGGACGTAAAGGAAGGAGCAAGAAGGCATCATAACCAGGAATCTACCACCAGGAGAACACAGGGGCAAGGGGATGCcttagaaagtaaataaaataatcgTGAAAACGGTGATACAGAAGAAGATGACCAAGGAAATGACCTTGAATAACCTTTCAGTATCATCTTTCTGTATCATCTTGAAGAcacatagaaatgaataaaagaaaaagcctaATTGGTAGAGATGGGCAAATTCAACATGCCCATTGTAACCAACACCA from Budorcas taxicolor isolate Tak-1 chromosome 11, Takin1.1, whole genome shotgun sequence carries:
- the BTNL2 gene encoding butyrophilin-like protein 2 produces the protein MVELPGYSLSGVFASFFFILLSMKQSDDFRVTGSAHPILAMVGEDALLTCQLLPKRTAKHMEVRWYRSEPSTPVFLYRDGDEVTEIQMEEYRGRVEWIEDGITEGSVALKIHSLRPSDHGQYWCHFKDNNYLAETSLLLQVASLGSDPYIHMDGSVESGLQLVCTAKGWFPEPQVSWKDIKGENLLSFSNYNFQDEDGSFYVESTLVVRDAATEAVSCFIHNPSLAEEKGSDVSIPEKLQTELASLKVIGPSQPILVRVGEDIQLTCSLAPRTDARSMEVRWVRSHRHPAVYVYTDGAHVAGEQMAEYRGRTALLSDAISEGRLTLQINDARTSDDGKYQCLFEKDGVYQEADLDLKIIGLGSSPQISMEGLKDGEVKLKCTSEGWFPQPHMQWRDMEGNTIPSFSQDLTQGSQGLFHVEAFLLVTNSSVVNVTCSISSPLLGEEKKTTFSTSESGMIYSQNILLIWGLLLLLLVGVVGLIWRRSCRKGSSESFLHPRILSHTSQENIKIWEKS